A single window of Pyxicephalus adspersus chromosome 10, UCB_Pads_2.0, whole genome shotgun sequence DNA harbors:
- the LOC140339438 gene encoding T-box transcription factor TBX10-like, translated as MVSLETSTLWETFNSLGTEMIVTKAGRRMFPLFQVRIWGMDPTAEYSLVLDFLPVGDKRYRYAFHSSSWLVSGTADPAPPGRLHFHPDSPARGSHWMRQTVSFDRLKLTNNVQDMKGHIILNSMHRYQPRLHILLSDRLQGGEARAEQNFISFVFPETQFTAVTAYQNHRITQLKIASNPFAKGFRDVEGDEWLMSHIPIPVKTHARDSPKRWHSGESHHLFCSEAHHLQSATQ; from the exons ATGGTCAGCCTGGAGACCTCAACACTTTGGGAGACATTTAATAGTCTCGGAACTGAAATGATTGTGACAAAAGCTGGGAG GCGGATGTTCCCACTTTTCCAGGTCCGCATTTGGGGGATGGACCCTACTGCCGAATATTCTCTTGTTCTGGACTTTTTGCCAGTAGGTGACAAAAGATACAG GTATGCCTTTCACTCCTCCTCTTGGCTTGTTTCTGGAACGGCAGATCCTGCCCCCCCTGGTCGTCTTCACTTCCACCCAGATTCACCGGCAAGAGGCTCTCACTGGATGCGGCAGACCGTCTCCTTTGACCGACTCAAGCTTACCAACAATGTACAGGACATGAAAGGACAT ATTATACTAAACTCCATGCACCGCTACCAGCCAAGACTTCACATCCTGCTCTCCGATCGCCTACAAGGGGGAGAAGCTCGTGCTGAAcaaaattttatttcttttgtgtttccAGAGACCCAGTTTACAGCTGTAACTGCTTATCAGAATCACAGG ATCACGCAACTAAAAATTGCCAGTAACCCATTTGCAAAGGGTTTCCGGGATGTGGAAGGGGATGAATG GCTGATGTCTCATATCCCTATACCAGTCAAAACACACGCAAGGGATTCTCCTAAGag ATGGCACAGTGGAGAATCCCACCACTTGTTTTGCTCAGAAGCACATCACTTGCAGTCAGCTACACAATGA